One Populus nigra chromosome 16, ddPopNigr1.1, whole genome shotgun sequence genomic window, AACTACTTGTATCCTTCCTTCTGATACATACATGTGAACCAAACTCACTTATATTTGGACTTTCTTGTTTAGTTGAAATCACTCCATTTGTACACACACATTTTGTTTTCCATATTTCTCAAACACTATCTCCATATCCTCCTCCATTATTATACATAAATAGTTGATGCCCATAAGGAACTTGTAACCTCATTAATTAATGATCCTTTGTTCTATTCTACAACTTCATCTACATATCTTCCACTATTGTTTCATTTCTCTATATAAAGCAACCAATAGTAGTTCCTTATTCCCCATCTTGTGTTGAGTTCTAGTTTTTCAAACGGAAATGAAGAAATTCTTACTTGTTGCTCTTTCTTTAGCCTTGGTTTTAGGAATCACTGAAAGTTTGGATTTTCATGAAAAAGATTTGGAATCTGAGGAAAGTTTGTGGGATTTGTATGAGAGATGGAGGAGCCATCATACCGTTTCAACAAGTCTTGATGAGAAACACAAACGTTTCAATGTGTTCAAGGAAAATGTTATGCATGTTCACAAAACTAACAAGATGGGCAAGGCCTATAAGTTGAAATTGAACAAGTTTGCAGACATGACTAACCATGAATTCAGGTGTGTATATGCTGGATCAAAGGTTAAACATCATAGGATGTTTCGTGGGACACCACGAGGAAATGGGAGCTTCATGTATGGGAAGGTAGAAAAGGTCCCCACATCTGTTGACTGGAGGAAGAAGGGCGCTGTGACTGCTGTTAAGGACCAAGGTCAATGTGGTAAGGCTCACTTTTCATTTCTTACAATGAAGGtttaccttattttttaaattctataattcGTTCATTCATCACAAAGCAACATACATGACATTTcatcaagaagaaagaaaggctGCATCCCATTTGAGCATAGAACTATCAAAAACAGCACTGCAAATTTTCATCCTTCCTTGCTTGCTTGGATTGCTtgcaatttaattcttatatccTTTTCAATGTGGTACAGGAAGTTGCTGGGCGTTTTCAACCATAGTTGCAGTTGAgggtattaattatattaagacAAATGAGCTAGTATCTTTGTCTGAGCAAGAGTTGGTGGATTGTGACACTACAGAAAATCAAGGATGTAATGGAGGGCTAATGGAATATGCTTTTGAGTTCATTAAGAAAAAGGGAGGCATAACAACAGAGTCTACTTATCCTTACAAAGCTGAAGATGGACATTGTGATGCTGCAAAGGTTTCATTTCTTATTACATTTACATTAaactaaatttgatttattaactAATCAATGCTAAATTACGATCAGCATAACATAAAAGTAAAACTCCTTTTTTTACAGGAAAACAACCCGGCAGTGTCTATTGATGGGTATGAGAAAGTtcctgaaaatgatgaggatgcATTACTGAAAGCTGCTGCAAACCAACCAGTATCTGTAGCCATAGATGCTGGGGGTTCAGATTTCCAGTTCTACTCCGAGGTAAATTTCAGAAAGTTACTGAAATACTTTGTGAATTTAGCCTCAATCCGAGAACTCTCACTTTCAAAGATGATGAATAGAATGTTCATTTGAGTAGTCTGTCAAACGACTTGcatttgaaacaaaatatttacaAGCTTAATGGGAAATGCAGGGTGTCTTTACTGGAGAGTGCAGAACCGAGCTGGATCATGGAGTGGCAGTTGTGGGCTATGGAACAACTCTTGATGGAACCAAGTACTGgattgttagaaattcctgGGGACCCGAATGGGGAGAGAAAGGTTACATCAGGATGCAGCGAGGCATCTCTGACAAGGAAGGACTCTGTGGTATTGCTATGGAGGCTTCATATCCTATCAAAAACTCCTCAACTAATCCTTCAGGAACCAAATCTTCCCCCAAGGATGAACTCTAAACTACATAAGCAATATCATTGGTTTCAGAATTGCTATCCATTTCAGTTGTTTTTCCTGCTGTATCAGATTTGCTTCTTAAAAATAACGTATCCCTAATTTGATCATGATGTAATTTCTTAAAATGTTATACtatatattgaagaataaatttttgaaaaacttcACAGTTGCAGAACTTAAGaaacttgaaacaaaataagGAAAGCAAGTCAATCAAGTCCTAAACCATCCAAGGCAATGTCAGGACTATTTGCCTTCTCGTTACAGAACCCAACAAAGCTGTCAACCATTGCATTTGCTTTCTCCCAAATAACAGCAGCTGCCCGCTTTACCAGCATTATTTATCAGCATTGCATAAGGAAATGAAAtctgagattaaaaaaaaatgaaatttcgGACTAATTCTTTTCAACTAAAAAGTTGAAATTTCACATTTATGCTAAAAGGGGGCATCGTTTCAGTTTACGAGAATGATTTAATTGAATGACAGATAACTACAGTGTTCCGAATCGGCTTATGGATGATGTTAGTTGGGTAGCTGTAGGAGGATGTTTATAGCATGCACTCTCTATGGCggagaaaaagagaaatctGACTTCTGATGCACATAGAAATGACAGAAGCCTACAGCTACCactttcaaatttcaatctaACAATGTTCATGGTTGTATGTTTCCCTGGTGAGTCTAACAATGCACTTAGAATCGGCTTAGTTTCATGGTTGTATGTTTCCCTGGTGAGTCAACGAATGAATTCACTGTAAAACAAACAGAAATGCGAGTTAAAGCCTTTAGAGGAAGAGTAGTGCTCCATGATTGAATTTCTTAATTCCTAATCATATGTTCTCCAGACAGTAAACAAAGGACAGGAATTTTCTGTAATTTCTAATTGGAGATCCAGCATCCCTTTATCCAATCTGCTGCAACTTCTCACATGTACAGGAATTGGGCCGAGCTAAGTTCACTCACAATTCATTTACCAGATGGCCGAGACAATGAAATGGCATCCTTGTtcttcaagttttgaaaatttcttcGTGCTTTCAAATGTTAATTTGACTTGATAACTTGTTAGATAAGAAATGAAAGCTGAAAGATTCCTAGGCAAGATACAAGAGAACAAGTTGGTTcttaaaatgaagaaattaagagTGACAAGCAACTAGTACTCCTATCAGCTACCGCTTCCCTCATTTAAAGAATACTCCACTCAATTTCATATCTTTTCAACACTTCAACTTCTCTAAAGAACCCTGATAAAGAAATGGAGAGGGAATGACGTAGCTAGAGATGACACTTTCAATATGATGACAAAAACCTGATAAAATTCCTTCAATATCAATGGAAAGAACTGAAACTATATATGGTGATTCTTGTACATTGATCGATTATTATATACAGATAATTGATGCCCTTAAGGAACTTGTaacttcttcatttttattttttctattctgGTTTGTTCTACTTATCTTCCATCATTCCTCTCCTTTCGTTTCTCTATATAAAGCAATCATTAGTTCCTAATTATTTCCCATCTTGTGTTGAGTTCTAGTCTAGCAAATCAACGAAAATGAAGAAACTCTTATTTGTTGCTCTTTATTTAGCTTTGGTTTTAGGATTCACCGAGAGTTTTGATTTCCATGAAAAGGATTTAGAATCCGAGGAAAGTTTGTGGGATTTGTATGAGAAGTGGAGGAGCCACCACACTGTTTCTACGAATCTTGACGAGAAACGCAAGCGTTTCAATGTGTTCAGGGCTAATGTCTTGCATGTTCATAATACTAACAAGATGGATAAGCCTTATAAGTTGAAGTTGAATAAGTTTGCAGACATGACAAACCATGAATTCAGGACCGCTTATGCTAGCTCTAAAGTTAAGCATCATACTATGTTTCGGGGAGCACCGCTGGGAAATGGAAGCTTCATGTATGGGAACATAGAAAAAGTACCAGCCTCTATTGATTGGAGGAAGAAAGGCGCCGTCACTCCTGTTAAGGACCAGGGCAAATGCGGTAAggcttatttttcatttctcacATGAATATAGATTCACCTTAGTATTTCCCTTCTGTAGCTCGTTCAGGCATGCAACAAACATGTACAAGGGAATATACTCGTGCTTTGATTAAGCAAAAATAAAGGTTACTTCCCTTCTGAACATAGCACTGTCAGAAAAGGGGGGTAGAACAATTAATCGCTGTTTAATTGTAAAATGTTTTCAATGTGGTACAGGAAGTTGCTGGGCATTTTCGACAATTGTAGCTGTTGAAGGTATTAACTTTATTAAGACAAATAAGTTGATATCTTTGTCTGAGCAGGAGTTGGTGGACTGTAACACTGGGGAAAACTATGGATGTAATGGAGGGCTAATGGATTATGCTTTTGAGTTCATTACGAAACAGAAAGGCATAACAACAGGAGCTAATTATCCTTACCGTGCTCGAGATGGACACTGTGATGCTAACAAGGTGTTTTTTCACATTCAACTAATATGGTTCATGGAATTAGTAAATTGCTGGAGAATGATCAGCACAAAGCATtactctttttatgttttttgcagGCAAACCAGCCAGCAGTGTCTATTGATGGACATGAGGATGTACCTCATAATAATGAGAATGCACTACTAAAAGCTGTTGCAAACCAACCCGTATCTGTTGCCATAGACGCTGGAGGTTCAGATTTCCAGTTCTACTCAGAGGTAAATTAACTTCGGAAAAGTTCCTGAAAACTTATCAATTTAAAGAAGGAATTGCCACCAGACAAGACAATGAGAAATTCAAAATGCCTAGGCATTTGTGATTAAACATTTACAAATTGAATATCAATATCAACGCAGGGTGTATTTACTGGAGAGTGTGGAAAAGAGCTGGATCATGGAGTTGCAATTGTAGGCTATGGAACAACAGTTGATGGCACCAAGTACTGGATTGTGAGGAATTCCTGGGGACCTGAATGGGGAGAGAAAGGCTACATCAGGATGCAGCGTGGCATCTCTGACAGAAGGGGACTCTGTGGTATCGCAATGGAGGCTTCTTATCCCATCAAGAAATCCTCAACTAATCCTATAGGACCCACAGATTCTCCCAAGGACGAACTCTAAACTACACATATACCATTGACTTCAGTTTGCTGTCATTTCATGTTGTTTTTACTGCATCAAAGTTTGAAACTTTCAGGTCTCTTGAACAAATACAAACTTTTGTTAACGATGTACCTG contains:
- the LOC133675674 gene encoding vignain, with protein sequence MKKFLLVALSLALVLGITESLDFHEKDLESEESLWDLYERWRSHHTVSTSLDEKHKRFNVFKENVMHVHKTNKMGKAYKLKLNKFADMTNHEFRCVYAGSKVKHHRMFRGTPRGNGSFMYGKVEKVPTSVDWRKKGAVTAVKDQGQCGSCWAFSTIVAVEGINYIKTNELVSLSEQELVDCDTTENQGCNGGLMEYAFEFIKKKGGITTESTYPYKAEDGHCDAAKENNPAVSIDGYEKVPENDEDALLKAAANQPVSVAIDAGGSDFQFYSEGVFTGECRTELDHGVAVVGYGTTLDGTKYWIVRNSWGPEWGEKGYIRMQRGISDKEGLCGIAMEASYPIKNSSTNPSGTKSSPKDEL
- the LOC133676212 gene encoding vignain-like; amino-acid sequence: MKKLLFVALYLALVLGFTESFDFHEKDLESEESLWDLYEKWRSHHTVSTNLDEKRKRFNVFRANVLHVHNTNKMDKPYKLKLNKFADMTNHEFRTAYASSKVKHHTMFRGAPLGNGSFMYGNIEKVPASIDWRKKGAVTPVKDQGKCGSCWAFSTIVAVEGINFIKTNKLISLSEQELVDCNTGENYGCNGGLMDYAFEFITKQKGITTGANYPYRARDGHCDANKANQPAVSIDGHEDVPHNNENALLKAVANQPVSVAIDAGGSDFQFYSEGVFTGECGKELDHGVAIVGYGTTVDGTKYWIVRNSWGPEWGEKGYIRMQRGISDRRGLCGIAMEASYPIKKSSTNPIGPTDSPKDEL